In Maridesulfovibrio sp., a single genomic region encodes these proteins:
- a CDS encoding septal ring lytic transglycosylase RlpA family protein, with amino-acid sequence MSRFLVLLAVLLLVFSAGCAKKRIYSTPPAKTPAALKQDSPKTVKPVLKTDPYSVNGQTYVPHLSSKGYKAQGLASWYGDDFHGKTTANGETYNMYAMTAAHRTLPMGTMLEVTDRSSGKQVIVRVNDRGPFADPDRRIIDLSYTAAAKLGIVNKGLTPVELRAIDDVNVEPVAADQIVAATAAPEEEAVVEETVQAAPEVKDVLLSETATVQDTYYVQVGSFSEYDRATAVLEDLRGRGFKESRMVEVNVNGKKYIRVQAGQFYTIPSAEEAMQSLTPDFGEMLIVTK; translated from the coding sequence ATGTCAAGATTTCTGGTGTTGCTTGCAGTCCTGCTGCTGGTGTTTTCAGCAGGCTGTGCCAAGAAAAGGATTTACTCCACCCCGCCTGCAAAGACGCCTGCAGCTTTGAAGCAGGATTCTCCGAAAACGGTCAAGCCTGTACTAAAAACCGATCCGTACAGCGTGAACGGGCAGACTTACGTACCGCACTTAAGTTCCAAGGGCTATAAGGCTCAGGGACTGGCTTCCTGGTACGGGGATGATTTCCACGGCAAGACCACGGCCAACGGCGAAACCTACAATATGTACGCCATGACTGCGGCTCATCGGACCCTGCCGATGGGAACCATGCTTGAGGTCACTGACCGCAGCAGCGGAAAGCAGGTTATCGTCCGGGTAAACGATCGCGGACCTTTCGCCGATCCGGACCGCAGGATAATCGATCTTTCCTACACTGCCGCTGCGAAGCTCGGTATCGTCAATAAAGGGCTTACGCCTGTTGAACTGCGGGCCATAGACGATGTGAACGTGGAGCCTGTGGCTGCCGATCAGATTGTAGCCGCAACTGCCGCCCCGGAAGAAGAGGCTGTGGTCGAGGAGACTGTGCAGGCTGCTCCGGAAGTCAAGGATGTTCTGCTTTCGGAAACCGCCACTGTGCAGGATACGTATTACGTTCAGGTCGGGTCCTTTTCGGAGTATGACCGGGCAACCGCAGTCCTTGAAGATCTTCGCGGTCGCGGCTTCAAGGAATCGCGCATGGTGGAGGTAAACGTGAACGGCAAGAAGTACATAAGGGTTCAGGCCGGACAGTTCTACACAATACCAAGCGCGGAAGAGGCCATGCAGTCTCTGACACCTGATTTCGGTGAAATGCTTATTGTTACGAAGTAA
- a CDS encoding ion channel, producing MKFTEWLKSGFGKLVIATGMLLLLSTLGYYWLELREAGKDGLSGAFWWSIVTLTTVGYGDMVPSTVPGRILGALVMISGIGMVSSLTGNMASMLVERKAKKRKGLLSVKISNHVIILGWNDYAFGLVDSLREQFDSRNFHLVIVSGLEQQQRDEISFRLDLGDNLHFVHGNISQANTIARSSPDTARTVYVLCQDTVDAKDSDQQAIYAVLALRTLAPKVPVYAEIAMQENKEHLLRAGANEILVRGEISSRMMGMMGVSPSMWSFFRSLLGIGDSGRLQFRPCTPDDRAKNWGEFSSVIRESCGALPVAACKLGKNLSLTDVMDEGSALDQFIMELFRSSGQDTSLGMQGPEVKMNPADSEPMEHYDAVLIISPDAGGGHD from the coding sequence ATGAAATTTACCGAATGGCTAAAATCGGGGTTCGGCAAGCTGGTTATTGCCACAGGGATGCTGCTTCTGCTCAGCACGCTCGGCTATTACTGGCTGGAACTCAGGGAGGCCGGGAAGGACGGACTTTCCGGTGCCTTCTGGTGGTCGATCGTAACCCTCACCACAGTCGGGTACGGGGACATGGTTCCTTCCACTGTTCCCGGACGTATTCTCGGTGCCCTGGTCATGATTTCCGGTATCGGGATGGTTTCCTCCCTTACCGGTAACATGGCCTCCATGCTGGTTGAGCGCAAGGCCAAAAAGCGCAAGGGGCTCCTGAGCGTGAAAATAAGCAATCATGTCATCATACTCGGCTGGAACGATTACGCTTTCGGGCTTGTGGACTCTCTGCGTGAGCAGTTCGACAGCAGAAATTTTCATCTGGTTATAGTAAGCGGACTGGAACAGCAGCAGCGGGATGAAATCTCTTTTCGCCTTGATCTGGGTGATAACCTGCATTTCGTGCACGGCAACATCAGCCAGGCCAACACCATAGCCCGTTCCAGCCCGGATACGGCCCGCACCGTGTATGTGCTCTGTCAGGATACGGTAGATGCGAAGGATTCTGATCAGCAGGCCATTTATGCGGTTCTGGCCCTGCGCACACTGGCTCCCAAGGTTCCGGTCTATGCCGAGATTGCCATGCAGGAAAACAAGGAACACCTGCTGCGTGCAGGAGCCAACGAGATTCTGGTTCGCGGAGAAATTTCAAGCCGGATGATGGGCATGATGGGCGTCAGCCCATCCATGTGGTCTTTTTTCAGGAGTCTGCTGGGCATAGGCGATTCAGGGAGATTGCAGTTCAGGCCGTGCACTCCTGATGACCGTGCGAAAAACTGGGGAGAATTCAGCAGTGTGATCCGGGAAAGCTGCGGAGCCCTGCCTGTTGCCGCGTGTAAACTAGGCAAGAATCTTTCCCTTACCGATGTGATGGATGAAGGGTCCGCACTTGACCAGTTCATCATGGAACTTTTTAGATCCTCTGGTCAGGATACTTCGCTGGGCATGCAGGGACCGGAAGTGAAGATGAACCCGGCTGACAGCGAGCCTATGGAGCATTATGACGCCGTGCTGATCATCAGCCCGGATGCCGGAGGCGGACATGACTGA
- a CDS encoding ATP-binding protein — MEQTQDLQVKSFQLVKLLSWTLLVVIIASSLGLSVFLAKHADETLLEKQKEFALLQAENLNHQIYRRFILPTLIGYGKIGLKNTEQMERLDQVVRSTVHSFKVSEVRIYDPDLIVSYSTDKAFIGAEDLGGEFVKKVLESGKPKYEFISKKSTMGLLFDLNMRPGTMLLKIVYPLRSEKSFKINENVIMGVLELTQDITEDYQSVINFERLILFTSSFSALILFATIMAIIRRADIINAQRMAERQQFEKELNQSEKLASIGRMVSGVAHEIRNPLGIIRSSSELLLKRMHESDPVNARILGAIHEETKRLSRTVSDFLDYARPRKIALVTLDPAMLLDKIFMFMESKCAESGIDLKRDYVHGHTVCGDEDLLYRAFYNLVGNAVQAVDRDGTVSVSISNKDNELDIVFSDSGPGFSPEVIDKARDPFFTTKDNGTGLGLAIVSNIVESHKGKLVIGNNPEGGARIRIILPVKKDC, encoded by the coding sequence TTGGAGCAGACTCAGGATCTTCAGGTAAAATCTTTTCAGCTCGTCAAGCTGCTTTCATGGACCCTGCTGGTGGTCATTATTGCCAGCAGCCTCGGGCTTTCCGTGTTTCTGGCAAAACATGCTGACGAGACCCTACTGGAAAAGCAGAAAGAATTTGCCCTGTTGCAGGCTGAGAACCTCAACCATCAGATTTACCGGCGTTTTATACTTCCGACCCTGATAGGATACGGAAAAATAGGGCTGAAAAACACGGAGCAGATGGAGCGCCTTGATCAGGTGGTGCGCTCCACTGTGCACAGCTTCAAGGTCAGTGAAGTCCGTATCTACGATCCGGATTTGATAGTTTCATACTCCACGGACAAGGCGTTCATAGGTGCCGAGGACCTTGGCGGAGAGTTTGTAAAAAAGGTTCTGGAGAGCGGTAAACCCAAATACGAGTTTATCAGCAAGAAATCCACCATGGGGCTGCTTTTCGACCTGAATATGCGTCCCGGAACCATGCTGCTCAAGATCGTTTACCCGCTGCGTTCGGAAAAAAGTTTCAAAATCAACGAAAACGTGATCATGGGGGTCCTTGAGCTTACTCAGGACATTACCGAGGATTACCAGTCGGTCATAAATTTCGAGCGGCTGATCCTGTTCACATCCAGTTTTTCGGCTCTCATCCTTTTTGCCACCATCATGGCCATTATCCGGCGTGCGGATATAATCAACGCCCAGCGCATGGCTGAACGCCAGCAGTTCGAGAAGGAACTGAACCAGAGCGAGAAGCTGGCCAGCATAGGCCGAATGGTTTCCGGCGTGGCCCATGAAATACGAAACCCGTTGGGAATTATCAGATCAAGTTCGGAACTGCTGCTGAAAAGGATGCACGAGAGCGACCCGGTCAATGCCAGAATTCTGGGAGCAATCCACGAGGAAACAAAGCGACTCAGCCGCACTGTCAGCGATTTTCTGGATTACGCAAGGCCGCGGAAAATAGCCCTCGTCACCCTTGACCCGGCCATGCTGCTGGACAAGATCTTCATGTTCATGGAGTCCAAATGCGCTGAATCCGGAATCGATCTCAAGCGCGATTATGTGCATGGGCATACGGTCTGCGGAGATGAGGACCTGCTTTACCGCGCGTTTTACAATCTGGTGGGCAATGCCGTTCAGGCGGTGGACAGGGACGGCACGGTTTCTGTTTCCATCTCCAATAAGGACAACGAGCTTGATATCGTATTTTCGGACAGCGGGCCCGGATTTTCACCCGAAGTGATCGACAAGGCCAGAGACCCGTTCTTCACAACAAAAGACAATGGAACCGGACTCGGGCTTGCCATAGTGTCCAATATTGTGGAAAGCCATAAGGGAAAGCTCGTCATCGGCAATAATCCCGAAGGCGGAGCGCGGATCAGAATTATACTGCCCGTTAAAAAAGACTGCTGA
- a CDS encoding cyclic nucleotide-binding domain-containing protein, with the protein MTDFWKSIPLFQELADDELAPVKNIFHSVSVPAGTNIITEGDEGDEMFILVNGKVRVSKRMLIKGMNIPLTEMKNPRKVLANLDDSSYPVFGEIALIDRDIRSATVAVVEDSEFLVTHRDRFFELAESHPSIGCKLFMTIGRRLSTTVRRSNNEIVKLTTALALALSRPGR; encoded by the coding sequence ATGACTGATTTCTGGAAATCCATACCGCTTTTTCAGGAACTGGCCGATGATGAGCTTGCCCCGGTAAAAAATATTTTTCATTCTGTTTCAGTACCGGCCGGGACCAATATCATCACTGAGGGTGACGAGGGTGATGAAATGTTCATCCTGGTCAACGGCAAGGTCCGCGTTTCGAAACGCATGCTCATCAAGGGAATGAACATCCCGCTGACCGAAATGAAAAATCCCCGTAAGGTCTTGGCTAATCTTGATGACAGCAGCTATCCTGTCTTCGGTGAAATAGCCCTTATAGACAGGGACATCCGCTCGGCAACGGTTGCTGTTGTCGAGGATTCCGAGTTTCTGGTCACCCATCGGGATAGATTTTTCGAGTTGGCCGAATCCCATCCTTCCATCGGCTGCAAGCTTTTCATGACCATCGGCAGGCGTCTTTCTACCACCGTTCGCCGCAGCAACAACGAGATTGTTAAGCTCACCACTGCTTTGGCTCTGGCATTGTCACGTCCCGGACGTTGA
- a CDS encoding response regulator transcription factor → MRGKILIIDDDDKLRKLLGEYLADYDYEIGELPDGNSAAEAVRRMQPSVIVLDVMMPGKDGFEVLSDIRRVSAVPVIMLTAKGDASDRVVGLEMGADDYLPKPFNLRELLARIRATTRRYAVGPVSMDALEVAGLSLDLSRQIFTVDSFEYDLSTAEFNILSALMRQPDVPVSRDTLLDMGWGVETVVSDRTVDVHVSRVRAILRKHSGHEDRIKTVWGVGYKFVGK, encoded by the coding sequence ATGAGAGGAAAAATTCTGATTATCGACGATGATGACAAGTTGCGAAAGCTGCTGGGTGAATATCTGGCGGACTATGATTATGAAATCGGGGAACTCCCTGATGGAAACAGTGCCGCGGAAGCGGTTCGGAGGATGCAGCCTTCGGTAATAGTTCTTGATGTCATGATGCCCGGAAAGGACGGGTTTGAAGTGCTCTCCGATATACGGCGCGTTTCAGCTGTGCCGGTCATCATGCTTACGGCAAAGGGAGATGCTTCGGACAGGGTTGTAGGACTGGAAATGGGAGCCGACGATTATCTGCCCAAGCCCTTCAACCTGCGTGAACTTCTGGCCCGCATCAGGGCTACAACACGGCGGTATGCAGTCGGCCCGGTATCAATGGATGCTCTGGAAGTTGCCGGACTGTCACTTGATCTCTCCCGGCAGATTTTTACCGTGGATTCATTTGAATATGATCTGAGTACTGCGGAATTCAATATTCTCTCCGCGCTTATGCGCCAGCCGGACGTCCCGGTTTCAAGGGACACCCTGCTTGATATGGGCTGGGGTGTTGAGACCGTTGTTTCGGACAGGACCGTGGATGTGCATGTCAGCCGGGTAAGGGCAATTTTGAGGAAGCATTCCGGACATGAAGACCGGATCAAAACGGTCTGGGGTGTCGGCTACAAGTTCGTGGGTAAATGA
- the serB gene encoding phosphoserine phosphatase SerB, translated as MPQIILIQISGEDKPGLTSSLTGVLAGYGIDILDIGQSVIHNQLVLGVLIRIPREAESAPVLKDIMFRGYELGVTVKFRPIQSDNYMEWVSAQGKPRHIITLVGRKASGTAISKVANIVAENGLNIDMIHRLSGRIPMDGDPAPRHSCIEFSVRGVPENLDLMRASFLSMATEEQVDIALQEDNAFRRNRRLVAFDMDSTLIQTEVIDELARAAGSGELVSSITESAMRGEIDFQESLRRRLATLKGLDESVMEDIARRLPITEGAERLIANLKKFGYKIAIISGGFTYFGEKLQERLGVDYVYANRLEIKDGKLTGGVIGDIVDGPKKAELLCSIAEKEKISLQQAIAVGDGANDLPMLSIAGLGIAFHAKPKVKKGARQAISHFGLDSILYLIGLRDRDMD; from the coding sequence ATGCCTCAGATAATTCTCATTCAAATTTCCGGAGAGGACAAACCCGGCCTGACTTCATCCCTTACCGGGGTGCTGGCCGGATACGGGATCGATATACTTGATATCGGCCAGAGTGTAATTCATAACCAACTGGTGCTGGGCGTTTTGATCCGCATTCCGCGGGAAGCCGAGTCTGCTCCCGTGCTCAAGGACATAATGTTCAGGGGCTACGAACTCGGGGTTACCGTGAAGTTCCGGCCGATTCAGTCGGATAATTACATGGAATGGGTCAGCGCTCAGGGTAAACCCCGGCATATAATCACCCTTGTCGGCAGAAAAGCCAGCGGGACAGCAATTTCCAAAGTAGCTAATATCGTAGCTGAAAACGGACTGAATATCGACATGATACACCGTCTGTCCGGGCGCATCCCCATGGACGGCGACCCGGCTCCCAGACATTCATGCATAGAGTTTTCAGTACGCGGGGTTCCTGAGAATCTCGACCTTATGCGTGCCAGCTTTCTGTCCATGGCAACGGAAGAGCAGGTTGATATCGCTCTGCAGGAAGACAATGCTTTCAGGCGCAACCGCAGGCTCGTGGCGTTCGACATGGACTCCACCCTTATTCAGACTGAAGTGATTGATGAACTGGCCCGGGCTGCAGGGTCCGGGGAACTGGTCAGCTCCATTACCGAATCCGCCATGCGCGGGGAGATTGATTTCCAGGAAAGTCTGCGCAGACGTCTGGCAACCCTGAAGGGGCTGGATGAATCGGTCATGGAAGATATTGCCCGCAGGCTTCCGATAACCGAGGGAGCGGAACGACTCATCGCCAACCTGAAAAAATTCGGCTATAAGATTGCCATTATCTCCGGCGGATTTACCTATTTCGGAGAAAAACTTCAGGAAAGGCTCGGGGTAGACTATGTGTACGCCAACCGTCTTGAAATAAAGGACGGCAAGCTTACCGGCGGAGTCATAGGCGATATCGTGGACGGACCGAAAAAAGCGGAACTGCTCTGCTCCATAGCTGAAAAGGAAAAGATCAGCCTGCAGCAGGCCATTGCCGTGGGAGACGGGGCAAACGATCTGCCCATGCTTTCCATTGCCGGCCTTGGTATAGCTTTTCACGCCAAGCCTAAAGTTAAAAAAGGCGCCCGTCAGGCCATTTCCCATTTCGGGCTGGATTCCATTCTTTACCTCATCGGGTTGCGTGACCGCGATATGGATTAG
- a CDS encoding sigma-54 dependent transcriptional regulator: MPANILVLDDEQNYLLILEALLSDEGYTVTALSDPETGLAYLDESEVDMVITDMKMPKLTGQDVLEHVKKNYPYIPVIIMTAFGSIESAVEAMKIGAFDYITKPFANEELLLSVTKAAQFARAQQENRQLREQIRDRYSPSNIIGRSKPMLQVFDMISKAAPGSSTVLVTGESGTGKELVAQAIHQESPRCDKPFVSVNCMAFNAGVLESELFGHEKGSFTGAVARKRGRFEAADQGTLFLDEIGEISHDMQVKLLRVLQEKTIERVGGVDPIKVDIRIVAATNKNLKEAVEKGEFREDLYYRLNVVSIEMPPLRERREDIPFLVDHFLAVYSADNNKKFEGFSPSAMDYMTAYEWPGNVRQLQNVVERCVVLSSGTVIGTEDLPAEIKDEEAQFKSAVDLLPTKLNLADTLDRIEATLVRRALVHSGFVKVDAAETLGISKSLLQYKLKKYNITGK, from the coding sequence ATGCCTGCAAACATTCTCGTACTGGATGACGAACAGAACTATCTGCTCATTCTGGAAGCGCTGCTTTCAGACGAAGGATACACCGTCACCGCACTTTCCGACCCTGAAACCGGCCTGGCCTATCTCGACGAGTCCGAGGTGGATATGGTCATCACCGACATGAAAATGCCCAAGCTCACCGGGCAGGATGTTTTGGAGCACGTAAAAAAGAACTATCCGTACATCCCGGTGATAATCATGACCGCCTTCGGTTCCATTGAATCCGCTGTCGAGGCCATGAAAATAGGGGCGTTCGATTATATAACCAAGCCGTTTGCAAATGAGGAACTGCTCCTTTCCGTGACCAAGGCCGCCCAGTTTGCCAGAGCGCAGCAGGAAAACAGGCAGTTACGTGAGCAGATCAGGGATCGCTATTCTCCAAGCAACATAATCGGCCGTTCCAAGCCCATGCTGCAGGTCTTCGATATGATCAGCAAGGCCGCTCCCGGAAGCTCGACCGTTCTGGTGACCGGGGAGTCCGGTACCGGAAAGGAACTGGTCGCCCAGGCCATACATCAGGAATCTCCCCGCTGCGACAAGCCGTTTGTTTCGGTCAACTGCATGGCCTTTAACGCCGGAGTGCTCGAAAGTGAGCTTTTCGGGCATGAGAAAGGATCGTTCACCGGTGCCGTGGCCCGCAAGAGAGGCCGGTTCGAGGCCGCCGATCAGGGGACGCTGTTCCTGGATGAAATCGGAGAAATTTCCCATGACATGCAGGTGAAGCTGCTGCGGGTGCTGCAGGAGAAGACCATAGAACGGGTCGGCGGAGTTGACCCAATCAAGGTGGATATCCGCATTGTTGCGGCCACCAACAAGAATCTCAAGGAAGCGGTGGAAAAGGGAGAATTCCGGGAAGACCTGTACTACAGGCTTAATGTTGTGAGCATAGAGATGCCGCCGCTTCGGGAACGCAGGGAGGATATTCCTTTTCTGGTGGACCACTTCCTCGCTGTATACTCGGCAGACAACAACAAAAAATTTGAAGGTTTCTCTCCATCAGCCATGGACTACATGACTGCCTATGAATGGCCCGGCAACGTACGCCAGTTGCAGAATGTCGTGGAGCGCTGCGTTGTACTCAGTTCCGGTACCGTCATCGGTACGGAAGATCTGCCTGCGGAAATAAAGGACGAGGAAGCGCAGTTCAAAAGTGCCGTGGACCTTCTTCCCACCAAGCTCAACCTCGCGGATACGCTGGACAGGATAGAAGCCACACTGGTGCGCCGTGCGCTGGTGCACAGCGGCTTCGTCAAGGTTGATGCCGCTGAAACTCTCGGCATCTCAAAAAGTTTGCTGCAATACAAGCTCAAAAAGTATAATATAACCGGAAAATAG